Part of the Paludisphaera borealis genome, CCTCGGGCTGGCGGCCGAAGGCCAGCCGATAGGCCCAGGCGATCCGGGCCTGATCGCGATCGCCGCTCGCTTCAGCAGTCAGGCGGTCGAGCCGCCCGGCCATCGCCTTCGCCCGGGCGAGCGTCCACGAGCCGTTGATGAGCAGCAACGCCTGCACGGGCGTCGTGCTCACGTTGCGTCGGCCGGCGCTGGTGAAGCCGTCGGGGGCGTCGAAGACTTCGAGAACTGGGTCGTGGGTGTTGCGCATCACCTTGGCGACGACGGACCGGAGCGGCGTCTTGGGATCGACGCTCGGGCCGCTCGCGGCGGCGGTCAGCTCGCCCGAGACGGCGAGCATTGCGTCGCGGACCTCCTCGGCTTCAAGCCGCTGGACGGTCTGTTTCCAGAGCAGGCGGACCTCGGGGTCGATCAGCCGCGCCGACTCGACCTCGCTCTCGGACCGCTCGGACGACTGGCGATAGGCAGCCGAGGTCAGGATCAACCGATGCAAGGGCTTGAGCCGCCACCCGTCGGCCACGAACCGGCGCGCCAGCCAGTCGAGCAGCTCGGGGTGCGACGGCGCGTCGCCGACCTTGCCGAAGTCGTTCGAGGTTCCCACCAGGCCCCGGCCGAAGTGGTACTGCCAGATCCGGTTGACGATCACCCGGGTCGAGAGCGGGTTGTCGGGCCGGCTCAGCCAGTTCGCCAGCGCCAGCCGCCGGCCCGTCGATCGCGGCGCGTTGACGGGGGCTGGGACGGCCGCCGGCGCGGGGGCGAGGGCCGTCAGATACCCCGGCGCGATCTCCTCGGTCTTCCTGGCGCCCGGAATCGTCGTGGGAGGGGCCGACGGCCCGACGTCGCCGACCCCCAGGGCCTTGGCCGGCTCGGCGGGCTTGATCGCGTCGAACTTTTTGAGGTCGCCGACCAGCGCCTGCCATCGCTCGCGATCGGGCTTGGCGATCTTCGCGGCGGTGAGCGGTTTGTCGCGTTCGAGGGTGATCTGCCGGAAGGCCAGGGCCGCGAGCTGCGCTTCGAGCGGCGTCCGTTCGGCCTCGGGCCTGGCGAGCATCGCCTTGACGTCGTCGGGGAACTTGACGATGGCGGTCGCGTCCTCCTGCTCGCGGATCGGGCGCTCGATCGCGTCGAGCTTCGCCCGGATCTCGGCCGTCGCCTTTTCCCATTCGGCCCGCTTCGCCTTGTAGTCGGACGTCTCCGAGGCTGTGGCCACGGAGAGGCCGTCGATGGGCAGGATCGGCGTAAAGAAGGCCTGGAGGCGGTAATAGTCTTTCTGAAGGATCGGGTCGAACTTGTGGTCGTGGCACCGCGCGCAGCCGATGCTCAGCCCCAGGAACACCTCGCCGGTGACGTCGGTCATCTCGTTGAGGATGTCGGTCCACTGGCCTCGCACGTTGCGCTGGTTCGCTTCGTACGGACCGAGGCGCAGGTAGCCGGTGGCGATCCGCAGGTCGGGGTCGCCGGGGTCGAGTTCGTCGCCGGCGAGTTGTTCGGTGAGGAAGCGGTTGTAGGGCTTGTCTGCGTTGAGCGAGCGGACGACGTAATCGCGATACCGCCAGGCGTCGGGGCGGTAGGCGTCGGCGTTGTGGCCGTCGGACTCGGCGTAGCGGACCAGGTCAAGCCAGTGCCGTCCCCAGCGCTCGCCGTACTGGGGCGAGGCCAGCAGACGGTCGACCAGCCGGTCGTAGGCGTCGGGCGCGGCGTCGGCCAGAAAGCGGTCGATCTCCTCGGGCGTCGGCGGCAGGCCCGTCAGATCGAAGGCGACCCGGCGGATCAAGGTCCGCTTCGACGCCTCGGCGGCGGGCGTTAGCCCCTTGTCGAGCATCGCACCGAGCACGAACCGATCGATCGGATTCCGCGACCAGGCAGCCCACGGCGCGGGAGCGTCGGGCCCTTCGGGTTGAATGTCGCGGAGCGGCTGGAACGACCACAATTCGCGGTCCACCGGCGAGGCCGGTCCAGGCTTCGTCCCGGCGGTCGTCGCGCCCGGCGTCCAGAAGGCGCCTTGCTCGACCCATTGCGCGAGGATGGCGATCTGGTCGGCTTCGAGCTTACCCGTCGGGGGCATTTCGAGGTCCTCGTATCGGACCGCCGCCACCAGCGGGCTTGCTTCGGGTTTGCCTGGCGCCACCGCCGCGCCGGTCTCGCCCCCCTTGAGAGCGGCCTCGCGCGAGTCGAGCCGCAGGCCCCCTTTTTGCTTGTCGGGGCCGTGGCACGAATAGCACTTCTCGGCCAGCAGCGGCCGGACCTTCTGCTCGAAGAACCGGGCGCGGTCGGCTTCGGCCTTGGCTTCGCCCGGCTCGCCGGCCGAGGTCGTTCGGGACGACGAAACGATCGCAAGGGCCAGGAAGGCCGCAACGAGGAGACGCGAGCGGGTCCGTGCGACGACATCCATATGGCGTGGCCCTCGGCTGGGATTTCCGAGTGATCGCGTGGACCGGAGGGGGGCCGGTCGTCGGGCTTCTCTAGGCTCTTTCTTCGGGGCGCATCATCTCATTCGCGGTTTCATCATAGGCGGAAGTCGCCGTCAATGCTACTTTTCGTTTTCACGCAACCTCATTCGTGACAAAATTTCAGGACAAGTCCCCGAACGACGGAGCCACTGCGCCGATAATCCCAATCTTCAGAGGAGGTCGCCGTCGCCTTCGTATCGGCCTGGGGGCTGTCCACGAACCAATCGTCATGTCCCGGTTTGGGGCTCCCGACCTCATGATAATGGGCTCCGGGTCGTGTCGCGAGCGGCCACCCAATACAAGCCCGACGCGCCAGCGAGGGAGTGTTTTCGAATCGCCGAGGCGATCCCCTCGCTGGCGCGTCGGGCTTGTATTCCGCTCCTCGATCGTCCCGCAGTTGGTCCCACGAGCGATTTTCAGAGAAAGTCCAATTGTCGGTACGAAGAAACTCACCACGGAGGACCCGGAGAATATGGAGGGGGAGCGATTCATGTGCAACCGTTTCCGAATCCTTCTCTGGTTCAGCTCCGTATTCTCCGTGGTGTACGGGGGTGCTTTTTCGACTTGGATGGTGTTTGTGGCCGCCCCCTTACTCCGTCTTCGGCTCGGGGACGGCGATGAGCTTGGCGTCTCGCGGGTGCAAGACCAGGGCGAGGACGCGGGTCTTTCCCTTCGCGGCCGGGTTCTTCGACACCCGATGCAAGCTCCCCGTCGGCTCGTAGAACGTCTCGCCCACTTTGAGCACCTTGGCGGGCTGGTCGTCGACGCCCCACTCGTACTCGCCCTCCAAGACGTACCCGAACGCCGGGCCGGGGTGGCGGTGGGGCGAGCCCGCCTGGCCGGGCTCAAGGTTCACCTCCACGACGGTCGCCTTGGTCGCGTTGCCGTCCAGCTTCTCGACGATGTTCCTCTCGGCGATGAGGGTTACTTTCCCGTCCTCGTGGTAGACCGCGGCCATCCCGCCAGCCCCGACGCCGATGCCAGCCGCGAGGGTCAACAAAGTCCGGATCATGGCCTTTCCTCCTCACAAGATTGAAGATGCCGTACCCGCCGTTCAGCGACAAGGACGACGGGGCGGCCCGTTCCGTGACAAGGTGGTCGGTTTTCGAAGAATCCGCCGTAAGGCGCGGATTTGTAGCCGGCCTCTGTGAGGCCGGTCCGGTCTCACGGCAGCCGTCCCGGGGTCCATAGACCCCGGCTACCATCCGGACTCGGTCCCACGCCCAGCTAGCGATTTCCGTTCATCACTCGGAAACCGATTCCGGGCGATCAGGATAATCGGGGTGATTCGCTTAAGCTGCAAGGATTGCGCGGCCGATACAGGTGTGGTGCGGGTTCTCCATATCGCAGGAATTGCGCGGCCACGCGCTGTTTGGATATTCGGGGCGTTTCATGCTGAGAGACGAAGGGCCGCGCCGGCGCGCCCATTGGGCCATCGCGGCGGTCTTGACCTGTTGTGCGACGACTTCCGCGTGGGGGCAGGCGCCTGCTCCCACGCCCGCGCCGCAACCCGCCGCGACGGTGTCTCACGAGCCGACGGTTGAGGAGCGGCTGCGCGCCCTCGAAGAGACCAACAAGGCTCTCATCGAGCAGAATCGCCAGCTCTCCGGTCAGCTCGGCCGGATGAGCGAGCAGTACGGCAAGGTCAACCAGCAGCTTCAGTCGCTTTCCAGGGAGCTGGACGGGTCGGTTGTGCGAGCCCGTCAGGATCCTTCGGTCCAGCCGCCGCGCAGCGACCGCTCCGACGAAGGGGGCGCGGGGGCGCGCGACAACCCGGCCGAGCCTTCCGGCGGGGGAGGCGGCCCGGCGCAAAGCCTCGACGTGAGAGGCGGCGACGGCACCTTTCAGCCGCCGCGCAGCGACCGCTCCGACGAGGGAGGCGCGGGGGCGCGCGACAACCCGGCCGAGTCGTCGCGTACGACGCCGTTCAAAGGGCCGGGCAAGATCCCGTTGAAGGTCAACTTCGGCCCCGGCATCGAATTCGAGACCGATAACGGTGAGTACCAGTTCCAGATCCACAACCAGACGCAGGTTGAGGGACGGTTTTACAACCAGTCGGCTCAATCGCCGGGCGCCGGCGGTTTCGACGTGCCTCGCGAGCGGTTCATCATCGCCGGCCGGCTCTCCAAGCCGATCGAGTACGACGCTTCGCTCGAATCGGCGTACGGCACCGTCAACCTCCTCAACGCCTTCGTCAACTGGCACTACGACGACCGCCTGATGGTCAAGTTCGGCCGGTTCAAGGTCCCTTATCTCTACGAGTACTACGCGATCTCCAACACCGACCTCCTGCAGCCCGAGCGGTCGCTCTTCGGCGCCAACTTCGGCCTCAATCGAGGAGTCGGCGCGCAGATCTGGGGACAGTTGTTCAAGAAGAGCGTCGACTACGCGGTCGGCATCTTCGACGGTCCGCGCAACCAGCAGCTCGACTTCAACGCCGGCAAGGACGTGATCGCCTATTTCGACGCCCGGCCGTTCCAGGAGAACGCCGCGCTTCCGGCCCTGAAATACTTCAACATCGGCGGCTCGGCCGACTTCGGCAGTCAGAACAACGCCGTGTACCCGACCGCCCTGCGGACCTCGGTCAGCGGCACCAACAACCCCGGCGCCTTCAGCGCCGCGCCGTCGTTCTTCCAGTGGAACAACAACGTGATCGAGAGCGGCGAGCGGGCCATGTGGTCGTTGCACACGGCGTACTATTATAAGCAGTTGAGCGTGATCGGCGAATGGCAGGGGGCCTTCGCCGACTACGCCCTCACGAACGTCGTCGGCGCGAAGAACGTCCGCGTGCCGCTGAACGGCTTCTACGTCGCCGCCGGCTACTTCCTGACCGGCGAGACGGTCAACCGCCGGTCGCAGGTCCGCCCCAACAAGCCGTTCGACCTCCGCAAGAAGTCGTTCGGCCTCGGCGCCTGGGAACTCCAAGGCCGCTACAGCCTGCTGACCATGGGCGACGAGGTTTTCACCGGCGGCCTCGCCGACCCCAACATCTGGACCAACCGCGTCCAGTCGTTCGACCTGGGCCTGAACTGGTACATGAACGAGTACCTCAAGATCTATCTCGACTGGCAGCACTCCGAGTTCGGCGCCCCGGTCCTCTACGCCCCCGGCAAGCTCCAGAGCAGCAGCGACCTGTTCTGGGTCCGCGGCCAGATCTACTTCTGAGAGTCTGTCTCGTAGCGGGAGCCTCGCCCTCCCGTTATACGCGCATGTGGGACAGACTCTGAGACGCTCTGAAGGCGGGATCGTCGAGGCGGCCGGGCCGGCCTCACGACTTGTCGATCATGACCTCGGTCGACTTGATGACCGCGTTGACGACGTCGCCGGCCTTCAGGTTCATGGCTTCGGCGGAACCGCGCGTGATCGCGGCGACCAGTTCCACGTCGCCCACGGTCATGACCACCTCGGCCATGACGTTCCCCAGTTTCACGGACTTGACGGTCGCGGGGAGTTGGTTTCGCGCGCTGAGCATGGCGGCCCTTTCGATTCGAGAAAGACGTGGTCGTGTTTCGAATCCTCGGACGGCCATGATAATCCGGCGAACCCGCGCCGCACACCCGCCCGACGACGATTCCGACGCCCCGATTGCTACTTCGCGCGCACACCCTCAGAATGGACGGCCGTGGCGAGCGGGGCCGAATCGTGCATCGGCCCGGCGCTCCGAAGATTATCGAGATTGATATGAACACGTTGGCGCTCAGGAAGTTCCGCGAAAAGCTCGCCGCCGGTCGGGCGGCGTACGGGCTGTGGGTGACGCTCGAATCACCGAGCGTCACCGAGATGGCGGTCGCGCTCGGGCTCGACTGGGTCGTGATCGACGCCGAGCACGGCTGTCTCGACTGGGCCGACGTCGTCGCGCATCTGCGGGTCGCGGTCCGCAGCGAGACCGTGGCGCTGGTGCGGGTGGCCGAGCTGGACCGAGGCCTCATCAAGCGGACGCTCGACCTCGGCGCCGACGGCGTGGTCGTCCCCTGGGTCGAGACCGAGGAGCAACTCCGCA contains:
- a CDS encoding PSD1 and planctomycete cytochrome C domain-containing protein; protein product: MDVVARTRSRLLVAAFLALAIVSSSRTTSAGEPGEAKAEADRARFFEQKVRPLLAEKCYSCHGPDKQKGGLRLDSREAALKGGETGAAVAPGKPEASPLVAAVRYEDLEMPPTGKLEADQIAILAQWVEQGAFWTPGATTAGTKPGPASPVDRELWSFQPLRDIQPEGPDAPAPWAAWSRNPIDRFVLGAMLDKGLTPAAEASKRTLIRRVAFDLTGLPPTPEEIDRFLADAAPDAYDRLVDRLLASPQYGERWGRHWLDLVRYAESDGHNADAYRPDAWRYRDYVVRSLNADKPYNRFLTEQLAGDELDPGDPDLRIATGYLRLGPYEANQRNVRGQWTDILNEMTDVTGEVFLGLSIGCARCHDHKFDPILQKDYYRLQAFFTPILPIDGLSVATASETSDYKAKRAEWEKATAEIRAKLDAIERPIREQEDATAIVKFPDDVKAMLARPEAERTPLEAQLAALAFRQITLERDKPLTAAKIAKPDRERWQALVGDLKKFDAIKPAEPAKALGVGDVGPSAPPTTIPGARKTEEIAPGYLTALAPAPAAVPAPVNAPRSTGRRLALANWLSRPDNPLSTRVIVNRIWQYHFGRGLVGTSNDFGKVGDAPSHPELLDWLARRFVADGWRLKPLHRLILTSAAYRQSSERSESEVESARLIDPEVRLLWKQTVQRLEAEEVRDAMLAVSGELTAAASGPSVDPKTPLRSVVAKVMRNTHDPVLEVFDAPDGFTSAGRRNVSTTPVQALLLINGSWTLARAKAMAGRLDRLTAEASGDRDQARIAWAYRLAFGRQPEADELADGLAFLRRPDPREALVDYCHVLLNSNEFLYVD
- a CDS encoding cupin domain-containing protein, translated to MIRTLLTLAAGIGVGAGGMAAVYHEDGKVTLIAERNIVEKLDGNATKATVVEVNLEPGQAGSPHRHPGPAFGYVLEGEYEWGVDDQPAKVLKVGETFYEPTGSLHRVSKNPAAKGKTRVLALVLHPRDAKLIAVPEPKTE
- a CDS encoding OprO/OprP family phosphate-selective porin; protein product: MLRDEGPRRRAHWAIAAVLTCCATTSAWGQAPAPTPAPQPAATVSHEPTVEERLRALEETNKALIEQNRQLSGQLGRMSEQYGKVNQQLQSLSRELDGSVVRARQDPSVQPPRSDRSDEGGAGARDNPAEPSGGGGGPAQSLDVRGGDGTFQPPRSDRSDEGGAGARDNPAESSRTTPFKGPGKIPLKVNFGPGIEFETDNGEYQFQIHNQTQVEGRFYNQSAQSPGAGGFDVPRERFIIAGRLSKPIEYDASLESAYGTVNLLNAFVNWHYDDRLMVKFGRFKVPYLYEYYAISNTDLLQPERSLFGANFGLNRGVGAQIWGQLFKKSVDYAVGIFDGPRNQQLDFNAGKDVIAYFDARPFQENAALPALKYFNIGGSADFGSQNNAVYPTALRTSVSGTNNPGAFSAAPSFFQWNNNVIESGERAMWSLHTAYYYKQLSVIGEWQGAFADYALTNVVGAKNVRVPLNGFYVAAGYFLTGETVNRRSQVRPNKPFDLRKKSFGLGAWELQGRYSLLTMGDEVFTGGLADPNIWTNRVQSFDLGLNWYMNEYLKIYLDWQHSEFGAPVLYAPGKLQSSSDLFWVRGQIYF
- a CDS encoding TOBE domain-containing protein; its protein translation is MLSARNQLPATVKSVKLGNVMAEVVMTVGDVELVAAITRGSAEAMNLKAGDVVNAVIKSTEVMIDKS